The proteins below are encoded in one region of Pangasianodon hypophthalmus isolate fPanHyp1 chromosome 6, fPanHyp1.pri, whole genome shotgun sequence:
- the rps3 gene encoding 40S ribosomal protein S3, giving the protein MAVQISKKRKFVSDGIFKAELNEFLTRELAEDGYSGVEVRVTPTRTEIIILATRTQNVLGEKGRRIRELTAVVQKRFGFPEGSVELYAEKVATRGLCAIAQAESLRYKLLGGLAVRRACYGVLRFIMESGAKGCEVVVSGKLRGQRAKSMKFVDGLMIHSGDPVNYYVDTAVRHVLLRQGVLGIKVKIMLPWDPSGKIGPKKPLPDHVSIVEPKEEILPTTPVSEQKGAKPEVPVMPQGAPVPTA; this is encoded by the exons ATGGCGGTGCAAATTTCTAAGAAGAGAAAG TTTGTCTCAGACGGTATCTTCAAAGCCGAGCTGAATGAGTTCCTGACCCGAGAGCTTGCCGAGGATGGGTACTCCGGTGTGGAGGTCCGGGTCACTCCAACAAGGACAGAGATCATCATTCTTGCCACCAG GACCCAGAATGTCCTGGGAGAGAAAGGCCGTCGCATTAGGGAACTGACGGCTGTTGTTCAGAAGAGGTTTGGGTTCCCAGAGGGCAGCGTGGAG ctcTATGCTGAGAAGGTGGCCACCAGGGGTTTGTGTGCCATCGCTCAGGCTGAATCTCTGCGCTACAAGCTGCTCGGAGGTCTGGCTGTCCGCAG GGCCTGCTATGGTGTTCTCCGCTTCATCATGGAGAGTGGCGCCAAGGGCTGCGAGGTGGTCGTGTCCGGCAAGCTCAGGGGTCAGAGGGCCAAGTCCATGAAGTTCGTGGACGGTCTGATGATCCACAGCGGAGACCCCGTCAACTATTACGTGGACACCGCTGTCCGCCACGTCCTGCTCCGCCAAG GTGTGCTCGGTATCAAGGTTAAGATCATGCTTCCCTGGGACCCCAGCGGCAAGATCGGCCCCAAGAAGCCTCTGCCTGACCACGTCAGCATCGTGGAGCCCAAAGAGGAGATCCTCCCCACCACCCCTGTGTCTGAACAGAAGGGGGCCAAGCCTGAAGTCCCAGTCATGCCCCAGGGAGCTCCTGTACCCACAGCATAA
- the kctd14 gene encoding BTB/POZ domain-containing protein KCTD14 — protein sequence MSLPDIKSARKLAVEPLQQCSVVQLNVGGQVYTTTLVTLRKFPTSKLAEMFSVPPKLVKDAEGRFFIDRDGTHFKAILEYLRSEEVPTKNLLEVHKEAVYYDIKPLVKLLEESPQFFGEKVGRQQFLSHVRNYHENLEVLIRVGRAEAMASRYSTIIMCVLKTEDDLARYSDAMVSLDTRKESIVSFGPWNAQASVEDLLDCIKMDIEAKGYKVSIKPHSTEKGFLFKSHDFFYKLTFTWW from the exons ATGAGTCTTCCTGACATCAAATCAGCACGGAAACTGGCAGTCGAGCCTTTACAGCAG TGCTCCGTCGTGCAGCTGAATGTCGGTGGTCAGGTATACACCACCACCCTGGTGACCCTGCGCAAATTCCCCACCTCGAAGCTGGCTGAGATGTTCAGTGTGCCTCCCAAACTTGTAAAGGATGCAGAGGGTCGCTTTTTTATAGACCGTGATGGGACACACTTTAAGGCGATTCTTGAGTACCTCCGTTCAGAGGAGGTCCCTACTAAGAATTTGCTGGAGGTTCACAAGGAGGCAGTGTACTATGATATAAAACCCCTGGTGAAACTCCTGGAGGAGTCGCCACAGTTTTTTGGTGAGAAGGTAGGAAGGCAGCAGTTTTTGTCCCATGTGCGCAACTACCACGAGAACCTGGAAGTCCTCATCAGGGTGGGCAGAGCAGAAGCCATGGCTTCGCGATACTCCACAATAATCATGTGTGTCCTAAAGACAGAGGATGACCTGGCGAGGTACAGTGACGCTATGGTCAGTCTTGATACAAGAAAGGAATCTATTGTGAGTTTTGGCCCATGGAATGCTCAAGCTTCTGTGGAGGATCTTCTGGATTGCATAAAAATGGACATAGAGGCAAAAGGATATAAAGTGAGCATTAAGccacacagcacagagaaagGCTTTCTGTTTAAGAGCCATGATTTCTTCTATAAGCTGACTTTTACTTGGTGGTGA